The following proteins are encoded in a genomic region of Nicoliella spurrieriana:
- a CDS encoding glycosyltransferase family 4 protein → MLQINMFSTADKVKGQGVGSAYDELIAMLNAHFSNEFDIRINDWISSDISHYHTINPTFYISTFFKKRGRKIGYVHFLPETLEGSLKMPWLIRKFFYRYVIAFYKRMDHIVVVNPMFIDKLAKYGIDRDKITYIPNFVSKDEFYPANQSQQSMLKQQFGYSSDDFIVLGTGQVQTRKGILDFAKLARKNPTIQFIWAGGFSFGQITDGYKELKQIVDNPPQNLSFPGIVDRKKLVDFYNMCDLFLLPSFNELFPMSVLEAFSCGKPVLLRNLDLYKVIIEGYYQSFDDFNQLNDQLHRLINDPKLLVQMGKKSIEASNYYSEDHLAKIWHSFYIEQAKKG, encoded by the coding sequence ATGTTACAAATTAATATGTTTTCAACCGCTGATAAGGTAAAGGGTCAGGGTGTGGGAAGCGCATATGATGAATTGATTGCAATGCTTAATGCCCATTTTTCCAACGAGTTCGATATTCGAATTAATGATTGGATTAGTTCTGATATTAGTCACTACCACACCATTAATCCGACGTTTTATATTTCAACTTTTTTTAAAAAACGAGGACGCAAAATTGGCTACGTTCATTTTCTTCCAGAAACTTTGGAAGGTAGTTTGAAAATGCCTTGGTTGATTAGAAAGTTCTTTTATAGGTATGTAATTGCTTTTTATAAACGAATGGATCATATTGTGGTCGTAAATCCGATGTTTATTGATAAACTAGCTAAATATGGAATTGATAGGGATAAAATCACCTACATTCCTAATTTTGTTAGTAAGGATGAATTCTATCCTGCTAATCAGAGCCAGCAATCAATGTTAAAGCAACAATTTGGCTATTCCTCAGATGATTTCATTGTTCTTGGCACGGGGCAAGTACAGACCAGAAAGGGTATTTTAGATTTTGCAAAATTAGCTCGTAAAAATCCAACGATTCAATTCATTTGGGCCGGTGGTTTTTCATTCGGTCAAATCACGGATGGATATAAGGAATTAAAGCAAATTGTGGATAATCCACCTCAGAATCTTTCGTTTCCTGGAATTGTGGATCGTAAAAAATTAGTTGATTTTTATAACATGTGTGACTTGTTTTTGCTACCTTCATTTAATGAATTATTTCCAATGTCGGTCCTTGAGGCATTTTCGTGTGGGAAACCGGTATTATTGAGAAATCTAGATTTGTATAAGGTAATTATTGAGGGATATTATCAATCGTTTGATGATTTTAATCAGCTAAACGATCAACTCCATAGGCTAATTAATGATCCGAAGTTATTAGTTCAAATGGGTAAAAAATCAATTGAGGCGTCTAATTATTATTCAGAAGATCATTTAGCTAAAATTTGGCATTCATTTTATATCGAGCAAGCAAAAAAGGGGTAG
- a CDS encoding lysylphosphatidylglycerol synthase transmembrane domain-containing protein — translation MTRRNLLSLVGMFLIGILIFWYFIRDVNINLLIADFFNINWIWMAVATACMFAYFGFESWITHTLVKDQGGNHFTFRDAIRVPLVEQLFNGITPFSSGGQPAQLVVMIQTGIDGGRASSVLLMKFVVYQAMIVINFIFSLFIGFHYIAEKLHYLSLFVLFGFIIHLIVIIVLLMIMYWHGFTKKFVNGIMKPAKLFVSAERYLKWQTVLNQKIDNFYSESVRIARKWKLLFKIAVITFFQLLLYYLVPYFIMLALGYDQANIVMIVSLHVLIVMIISLFPIPGGAGGAEYSFEMLFKSYIVNSSKLVLALVLWRILTYYLGMILGTIALFIKPDRVRNKDHKKLNI, via the coding sequence ATGACAAGAAGAAATTTATTATCGCTCGTTGGCATGTTTCTGATTGGAATCCTGATTTTCTGGTATTTCATTAGGGATGTTAATATCAACTTATTAATTGCCGATTTTTTTAATATTAATTGGATTTGGATGGCAGTTGCCACCGCTTGTATGTTTGCTTATTTTGGTTTTGAATCTTGGATTACCCATACCCTAGTTAAAGACCAAGGTGGGAATCATTTTACTTTTAGGGATGCCATTCGGGTGCCGTTAGTTGAGCAACTATTTAATGGGATTACCCCATTTTCTTCAGGTGGTCAGCCAGCTCAATTGGTAGTTATGATTCAAACTGGAATTGATGGCGGTAGGGCTAGCTCAGTCCTTTTGATGAAGTTCGTTGTCTATCAGGCAATGATTGTAATTAACTTCATATTTAGTTTATTCATCGGCTTTCATTACATTGCTGAAAAGCTACATTATTTATCGTTATTTGTATTATTTGGGTTTATAATTCATTTGATAGTAATTATTGTATTGTTGATGATAATGTATTGGCATGGCTTCACTAAAAAATTTGTGAATGGAATTATGAAACCAGCTAAATTATTTGTGAGTGCCGAACGATACCTAAAATGGCAAACGGTATTAAATCAAAAAATTGATAACTTTTATAGTGAAAGCGTTAGAATTGCTAGAAAATGGAAGTTACTATTTAAAATTGCTGTAATTACTTTTTTCCAATTACTATTGTATTATCTGGTTCCCTATTTTATTATGCTTGCGTTGGGTTATGATCAAGCTAACATTGTTATGATTGTTAGTCTACACGTTTTAATTGTAATGATCATTTCGCTATTTCCAATTCCAGGCGGAGCCGGTGGAGCCGAATATAGTTTTGAAATGCTGTTTAAAAGTTATATTGTTAATAGTAGTAAGTTAGTTTTAGCACTTGTTTTATGGCGAATTTTAACTTATTATCTGGGAATGATATTGGGAACGATTGCTTTATTCATTAAGCCTGACCGGGTTAGGAATAAGGATCATAAAAAATTAAATATATAA
- a CDS encoding LTA synthase family protein: MSSHIKKVKNGNRFLNSRLGFFILVLFLFWAKTYFAYQVEFTLGAKGALQQFLLVVNPLPAGILLFGIALYFRGRLSYWLMLLMDLIQSIWLFANIVYYREFSDFLTFGIIKGSGDVQNNLGKSLAEIIHPIDFIVFLDVIVLILLLSFKIIKIDKRPYKIRNAFAVTVLSFVLMFGEYSIANADRSGLLTRSFDNNYIVKYLGMNEYAAFNAYQTQKESRTRSKAKASDLDSVLNYLKHNQANANVKYFGKEKGKNVFIIHLESFQQFLIDYKVDGKEVTPNLNKFYHGKHTISFDNFYHQVAQGKTSDAEMMLENSLFGLPQGSAMVTYGTQNTFQAAPAILDQHGYTTAAMHGDVPSFWNRENTYKSWGYQYFFDSNYFKEKPSYSVGYGLKDKIFFKDAANYIQQLPQPFYAKLITLTNHYPYILDKQNQSFPATKTGDNTVDPYVQTAHYLDQAFGEFMNYLNKIGLLKNSIVVAYGDHYGISNNHRPAIAQLLNKKSINSYDLAQFQKVPFMIYGNNLKGKIDHTYGGEIDVLPTILHLLGIKDNNTIQFGQDLLSTNRNQIVAFRDGDFVTPEYTVTGGNVYLTKTGEKITPNSEQKKQIQADQNHVNTELSLSDRVILGDLLRFHHLDGFKTVDRSQYNYKPSAGLSSLKERNENEHTSLMDKNGGKSTMGDYKTDAPELKK; this comes from the coding sequence ATGTCTAGTCATATTAAGAAGGTTAAGAATGGAAATCGATTCCTAAATTCTAGGTTAGGATTCTTTATCCTTGTTTTGTTTTTATTCTGGGCGAAAACTTATTTCGCCTATCAAGTTGAATTTACATTAGGTGCAAAGGGCGCCTTGCAACAATTTTTGTTAGTTGTAAATCCCTTACCCGCTGGAATTCTGTTATTTGGGATTGCGCTTTACTTTAGGGGCCGCCTATCATATTGGTTAATGCTATTAATGGATTTGATTCAATCAATCTGGTTATTTGCTAACATTGTTTATTACCGTGAATTTTCTGATTTCTTGACCTTTGGGATTATTAAGGGTTCTGGCGATGTTCAAAATAACTTAGGAAAGAGTTTGGCAGAGATTATTCATCCGATTGATTTCATTGTCTTTTTAGACGTGATTGTTTTAATATTATTATTATCATTTAAAATTATTAAAATTGATAAACGCCCTTATAAGATTCGAAATGCGTTTGCAGTAACGGTCTTATCATTCGTTTTAATGTTTGGTGAATATAGTATTGCAAATGCTGATCGTTCTGGTTTATTGACCCGCTCATTCGATAATAATTACATTGTTAAGTACCTAGGAATGAATGAGTATGCTGCATTTAATGCATACCAAACTCAAAAGGAAAGTAGAACAAGGTCTAAGGCGAAGGCTAGTGATTTAGATAGTGTTCTTAACTATTTAAAGCACAATCAGGCTAATGCCAATGTTAAATATTTTGGCAAGGAAAAAGGGAAAAACGTTTTTATTATTCATTTGGAAAGTTTCCAACAATTTTTAATTGATTATAAAGTTGATGGAAAGGAAGTTACACCAAATTTAAATAAGTTCTACCACGGTAAACATACGATTTCATTTGATAATTTCTATCATCAAGTTGCTCAGGGGAAAACTTCAGATGCTGAAATGATGTTGGAAAATTCATTGTTTGGATTGCCACAGGGTTCTGCAATGGTCACTTATGGAACGCAAAATACATTTCAAGCTGCACCAGCTATTTTAGATCAACATGGCTATACAACTGCTGCAATGCATGGCGATGTTCCAAGTTTTTGGAATCGTGAGAACACTTATAAATCATGGGGATACCAGTACTTTTTTGACTCTAATTACTTTAAGGAGAAACCTTCATATAGTGTCGGATATGGTTTGAAGGATAAGATTTTCTTTAAGGATGCTGCTAATTACATTCAACAGTTACCGCAGCCATTTTATGCTAAATTAATCACTCTAACTAATCATTATCCTTATATTTTAGACAAGCAAAATCAAAGTTTCCCTGCCACTAAGACTGGGGATAATACTGTTGATCCATACGTTCAAACGGCTCATTATTTAGATCAGGCTTTTGGTGAGTTTATGAATTACTTGAATAAGATAGGGTTATTAAAGAATAGTATCGTTGTGGCATATGGTGATCATTATGGGATTTCTAATAATCACCGTCCGGCAATTGCTCAGCTATTAAATAAGAAGAGCATTAATAGTTATGACCTTGCTCAATTCCAAAAGGTGCCATTCATGATTTATGGTAATAATCTTAAGGGTAAAATTGATCATACCTATGGTGGTGAAATTGATGTATTACCAACAATTCTTCACTTGTTAGGGATTAAGGATAACAATACAATTCAATTTGGACAGGATTTATTATCAACTAATCGGAATCAAATTGTCGCATTTAGGGATGGTGACTTTGTTACTCCAGAATATACCGTAACTGGAGGAAATGTTTATTTAACGAAGACTGGTGAGAAAATAACGCCAAATTCTGAACAGAAAAAGCAAATTCAAGCTGATCAAAATCATGTTAATACGGAATTATCCTTATCTGATAGGGTAATTTTAGGTGATTTATTAAGATTCCACCATCTAGATGGATTTAAGACTGTTGACCGTAGCCAGTATAACTATAAACCAAGTGCTGGACTATCAAGTTTGAAGGAACGAAATGAAAATGAACATACTAGTTTAATGGATAAGAATGGTGGTAAATCAACTATGGGTGATTATAAAACTGATGCTCCTGAATTGAAAAAGTAA
- a CDS encoding monooxygenase — MISNIYVTFGSKDYLSKILAQNVNRDLHLFNSITNNDSFELVDLSNQDTIFKNPINYNVITHSGIDFWNGTISYINVDLDDNQQKIIDAKINNIISNNLLPDGMSSIYSLNIYKKSSKRVILTTWDNDRKVANWYRSKSADDLFEFKDQINTNYFETIYKAI; from the coding sequence ATGATATCTAATATTTATGTAACTTTTGGAAGCAAGGATTACTTATCAAAAATTTTAGCCCAAAACGTTAATCGAGATTTACATTTATTCAATTCAATTACAAATAACGATAGTTTTGAATTAGTTGACTTATCAAACCAAGACACAATATTTAAAAATCCAATTAACTATAATGTAATAACCCATTCAGGAATTGACTTTTGGAATGGAACTATTAGTTACATTAATGTTGATTTGGATGATAATCAACAAAAAATTATTGATGCAAAAATTAATAATATCATCAGTAACAATTTATTACCAGACGGAATGAGTTCTATTTATTCACTTAATATTTATAAAAAGAGTTCTAAACGTGTTATTTTAACAACTTGGGACAATGATCGTAAAGTGGCTAACTGGTACAGATCTAAATCAGCCGATGATTTATTTGAATTTAAAGATCAAATTAACACTAATTATTTTGAAACTATTTATAAAGCCATATAA
- a CDS encoding MBL fold metallo-hydrolase — MKIKILGFYGGYPTNGIGTSSYLIQSGDYNLLLDCGSNALNELQSTINPLDLNAVILSHYHHDHTADVGVLQYYWQLHLNGRREPILPIYGNTEDPINFATLNWDNATVAKGYNDLVPLHLGPFTISFLKTHHPVPAFAMRITDESGKTMVFTADTSYFDGLIKFSHDADLLITDTNFFADKKGLKWHMTSEESGKLAKNANAKRLVLSHLPGSGNLNQLVAEAKLQAGADCEVEHAIQNQLIIL; from the coding sequence ATGAAAATTAAAATTCTGGGTTTTTATGGAGGATACCCAACAAATGGAATTGGCACTAGTAGTTATTTAATTCAAAGTGGTGATTATAATCTGCTTTTAGATTGTGGCAGTAATGCATTAAATGAATTGCAATCTACGATTAATCCATTAGATTTAAATGCAGTTATTCTTTCCCATTATCATCACGACCATACTGCTGATGTTGGTGTTCTGCAATATTATTGGCAATTACATTTAAATGGACGTAGAGAGCCAATTTTACCTATTTATGGGAATACTGAGGATCCAATTAATTTTGCCACTTTAAATTGGGATAATGCAACGGTTGCAAAAGGATATAATGATTTAGTACCATTACATTTGGGACCATTTACAATTTCATTTTTAAAAACTCATCATCCAGTACCGGCATTTGCAATGAGAATTACTGATGAAAGTGGAAAAACGATGGTATTTACTGCTGATACCAGTTACTTTGATGGATTAATTAAGTTTTCCCATGATGCTGATTTATTAATTACTGATACTAATTTTTTTGCTGATAAAAAGGGATTAAAATGGCATATGACGTCGGAAGAGTCTGGAAAATTAGCTAAGAATGCTAATGCTAAAAGACTGGTATTAAGTCATTTACCTGGAAGTGGTAATTTAAATCAATTAGTAGCTGAAGCTAAGTTACAAGCAGGTGCAGATTGTGAAGTAGAACATGCAATTCAAAACCAATTAATTATTTTGTAA
- a CDS encoding adaptor protein MecA: MEMDRINDNTIRVLINNDDLSAHGITVLDLLGDHKQIEEFFYSILDEIDTDHQFQGDNEALTFQVLPNKNGLELFISKADPNDPAKTQQTNDTVTNYIKNQIKNRNLNEDIDQDLLNEGKAALNESKQDNDEVEQEPKNGPEDAVIEFDSFEDFISLAQELRIDNGISNLYLYKGKYYLELEFFTNVPGASDFVNENKIQFALEFGKSVSITPELLNEYGKKIMDNSALELARYYFKD; encoded by the coding sequence ATGGAAATGGATAGAATTAATGATAATACCATCAGAGTTTTAATTAATAATGATGATTTAAGTGCACATGGCATTACCGTTTTAGATTTATTGGGTGACCATAAGCAAATTGAGGAATTTTTCTATAGCATTTTAGATGAGATTGACACTGATCATCAGTTTCAGGGTGATAATGAGGCTTTAACTTTTCAGGTGTTACCAAATAAAAATGGGCTTGAATTGTTTATCAGTAAGGCTGATCCTAATGATCCAGCTAAGACTCAACAAACAAATGATACCGTAACAAATTACATTAAGAATCAAATTAAGAATCGTAATTTAAATGAAGATATTGATCAAGATCTTTTGAATGAAGGAAAAGCTGCTCTTAATGAATCTAAACAAGATAATGATGAGGTGGAACAGGAGCCTAAAAATGGTCCTGAGGATGCTGTGATTGAATTTGATTCATTTGAGGATTTTATATCATTAGCACAAGAATTACGAATTGATAATGGGATTTCTAATTTATATCTTTACAAGGGTAAATATTATTTAGAATTAGAATTTTTCACAAATGTCCCTGGTGCAAGTGATTTTGTTAATGAGAATAAGATTCAATTTGCTCTTGAATTTGGTAAGTCTGTTTCAATAACACCTGAATTACTAAATGAATACGGAAAGAAAATAATGGACAATAGTGCTTTAGAGTTGGCTAGATATTATTTTAAAGACTAG
- a CDS encoding competence protein CoiA: MLIAYNKQKLILADNATKDNEFKCPCCNQRVILRCGTIKTPHFAHRSKAECNSFSEGETKEHLLGKKQLFQFFLELKPQLEYYFTNLKQRPDIRLSGSKLIEFQCSPISNQRLSERLCGYRSIAHESIWILGSPYLKKRNSILKLKKFLRYNINLGFYLLYWDINSNHMEIHHHFRLLLGQIQYDVQFIKTLSELKKLFNQKNIVKHSLNPTAVKFKLTKRITNFQKQVILNQDRMNAVQNLCYQYQFNYVGYPLSLDYPIFEAPILGYQLINFKIVALIFLKNQSKMEISNLINRVNHFLNIDQDFYMINDKIINFFIIRIFQQWVKLGFAKTNRQYIKLVDMPKWYSSYDDKINSINYFMSIFVNKKG; encoded by the coding sequence ATGTTAATTGCATATAATAAGCAAAAATTAATTTTAGCTGATAATGCTACTAAAGATAATGAATTTAAGTGTCCTTGCTGTAATCAACGGGTTATATTAAGATGTGGAACGATAAAAACACCTCACTTTGCTCATCGAAGTAAAGCAGAATGTAATTCATTTAGTGAGGGTGAAACCAAAGAGCATTTGCTTGGAAAAAAACAACTATTTCAATTCTTTTTAGAACTAAAACCACAATTGGAATATTATTTTACTAACTTAAAGCAAAGACCTGATATAAGATTATCAGGTAGTAAATTAATTGAATTTCAATGTAGTCCAATTTCTAACCAACGACTATCAGAAAGATTATGTGGATATCGATCAATTGCCCACGAATCAATATGGATATTAGGGAGTCCATACTTAAAGAAAAGAAATAGCATTCTTAAATTAAAAAAATTTTTAAGATATAATATTAATTTAGGCTTTTACCTTTTATATTGGGACATTAATAGCAATCACATGGAAATACACCATCATTTTAGATTATTATTAGGTCAGATTCAATATGACGTTCAATTTATCAAAACATTATCAGAATTAAAAAAATTATTTAATCAAAAAAATATTGTTAAACATTCTTTAAATCCAACGGCAGTTAAGTTTAAGCTTACTAAAAGAATCACTAATTTTCAAAAACAGGTTATTTTAAATCAAGATCGCATGAATGCTGTACAAAATTTATGTTATCAATACCAATTTAATTATGTCGGTTATCCACTATCATTAGATTATCCAATTTTTGAAGCGCCAATTTTAGGCTATCAATTAATTAATTTTAAAATTGTTGCCCTTATTTTTTTAAAGAATCAATCCAAAATGGAGATATCTAATCTAATTAATAGGGTTAATCATTTTTTAAATATTGATCAGGATTTTTACATGATTAATGACAAAATCATTAACTTCTTTATTATTAGAATCTTTCAACAATGGGTGAAATTAGGTTTTGCAAAAACTAATCGTCAATATATTAAACTGGTTGACATGCCGAAATGGTATTCTAGTTATGATGATAAAATAAATTCAATTAATTATTTTATGTCTATTTTTGTAAATAAAAAAGGTTAA
- a CDS encoding DsbA family protein, translated as MLEAYLFVDPLCNDCFKAEHVILKLANDLDKNFSFQFIPMLNMQIIRNRYLSSGKQLKNEGKNFKVEYGTVLDYKAALFQGRKCGRKFLIGIQKELLHNNIIYSKQIAFKVAEEAGLDLEMFEEDRRSDLAINAFKADQKLANEMNVKVPASAVIFNCDTFESGILMNRVTYSDLLDVCQKNGLLKDTPLIKNGNISPNLHVI; from the coding sequence ATGCTCGAAGCTTATTTATTTGTGGACCCATTATGCAATGATTGCTTTAAAGCCGAGCATGTAATCTTAAAATTAGCTAATGATTTAGATAAGAATTTTTCTTTCCAGTTCATTCCAATGTTGAATATGCAAATTATTCGAAATCGATACTTAAGTAGTGGTAAGCAATTAAAGAACGAAGGAAAAAATTTTAAGGTTGAATACGGTACAGTTCTTGATTATAAAGCTGCTTTGTTTCAGGGTCGTAAATGTGGGCGAAAATTTTTAATTGGCATCCAAAAAGAATTGCTTCATAACAATATTATTTATAGCAAACAAATTGCCTTTAAGGTCGCAGAAGAAGCTGGATTAGATCTAGAGATGTTTGAAGAAGATCGTAGGTCTGATTTAGCAATTAATGCCTTTAAAGCTGATCAAAAACTTGCTAATGAAATGAACGTGAAAGTTCCTGCTTCAGCAGTTATCTTTAATTGTGACACGTTTGAATCTGGAATTTTAATGAATCGCGTCACTTATTCTGATTTATTGGATGTCTGTCAAAAGAATGGATTATTAAAAGATACCCCATTAATCAAAAATGGTAATATTAGTCCTAATTTACACGTTATTTAA
- a CDS encoding GTP pyrophosphokinase, whose translation MEDWKTFLFPYQQIVDELKIKLRGIRAEFVNENRRSPIEFVTGRVKPINSIKEKMQRRYIEESRLKQDMEDIAGLRIICPFIEDIYAVVNLLRQRSDLNILEERDYVHNEKASGYRSYHIVFEYTVQSVDGPTVLLAEIQVRTLAMNFWATVEHSINYKHQGNFPEVLEKRLQNVADTTYKLDEEMSSIRNKLAEYQDDKED comes from the coding sequence ATGGAAGATTGGAAAACCTTTCTATTTCCGTATCAACAGATTGTTGATGAACTAAAAATTAAACTTCGCGGGATTAGAGCTGAGTTTGTTAACGAGAACCGTAGATCACCAATCGAATTTGTTACTGGACGCGTTAAACCCATTAATAGCATTAAAGAAAAGATGCAACGTCGTTATATTGAAGAATCACGTTTAAAACAGGATATGGAAGATATTGCTGGGCTGAGAATTATATGTCCATTTATTGAGGATATTTATGCAGTGGTTAATTTACTTAGACAGCGGTCCGATTTAAACATCTTAGAGGAACGTGATTATGTCCATAATGAAAAGGCAAGCGGTTATCGTTCATATCATATTGTTTTTGAATATACAGTTCAAAGTGTTGATGGACCAACTGTATTGTTAGCAGAAATTCAAGTTAGAACGCTAGCAATGAACTTCTGGGCGACCGTTGAACATTCGATTAATTATAAGCACCAGGGTAATTTTCCTGAAGTATTGGAAAAGCGATTGCAAAATGTTGCTGACACAACGTATAAATTGGATGAAGAAATGTCATCAATTAGAAATAAACTAGCAGAATATCAGGATGATAAGGAAGATTAA
- a CDS encoding NAD kinase, which translates to MKVAIFSNNGGTSNEVALRLKNKIINSLKLEIDGLNPEIVISVGGDGTLLSAFHHYNDALDKIRFVGIHTGHLGFYTDWRDYEVDQLINSLENDNRQSVSYPLLSIKVNYADGGASDQLLALNESTFKRVSSTMVTDVYIKDEFFEKFRGDGLCISTPTGSTAYNKAVGGAIINPQLNAIQVSEMASINNRVFRTMGSPIIIPPNEWITLIPDNKEENILTCDQMLVKDRPIESIRYQISDQRISFAQYRHTHFWKRVGNSFIGVVNNDEV; encoded by the coding sequence ATGAAAGTAGCAATTTTTAGTAATAATGGTGGGACTTCAAATGAAGTTGCGCTAAGGTTAAAAAATAAAATTATTAATTCTCTAAAACTAGAAATTGATGGGTTGAATCCAGAAATCGTTATTTCAGTGGGGGGTGATGGAACGTTACTATCTGCGTTTCATCACTATAATGATGCTCTTGATAAAATTAGATTTGTTGGAATTCACACTGGCCATCTTGGCTTTTATACCGATTGGCGTGATTATGAGGTTGATCAATTAATCAATAGTTTGGAGAATGATAACCGACAAAGTGTTTCTTATCCATTATTATCAATCAAGGTTAACTATGCTGATGGTGGTGCATCTGACCAACTTTTAGCATTAAATGAATCTACTTTTAAACGGGTTAGTAGCACGATGGTGACTGATGTTTACATTAAGGATGAATTTTTTGAGAAATTTAGGGGCGATGGACTTTGTATATCAACTCCGACTGGTTCTACTGCCTACAATAAAGCTGTAGGTGGTGCAATTATTAATCCCCAATTAAATGCAATTCAAGTTTCTGAAATGGCGTCCATTAATAATCGAGTTTTTAGAACGATGGGTTCTCCAATTATTATTCCACCTAATGAGTGGATTACCCTCATTCCAGATAATAAAGAGGAGAATATTTTGACTTGTGATCAGATGTTGGTTAAGGATCGACCAATTGAATCGATTAGATACCAAATTTCTGATCAACGGATTTCATTTGCACAGTATCGTCATACACACTTTTGGAAACGGGTTGGTAATTCATTTATTGGTGTTGTTAATAATGACGAAGTTTAA
- a CDS encoding RluA family pseudouridine synthase: MTKFNWNYSGNGIKRVRTLLMEHGVTRTLLKKIKFHGGKIIVNGVEQRANYMLKTGDMVTLILPPEPNNDNVPASFAAIQIAYEDEHFLVVNKPPGLATVPNHNYHGDTLVNRVKGYYLNQQYSNLKIHVVTRLDRDTSGLVIFAKHHLAHSVLDKQLKQHQIMKMYIAIVNGYFNFDHGEIDLPIERQADSFVKRCVGSSGKPSKTEFWQQKFNSNYSLLRVRLHTGRTHQIRVHFSAIGHPLIGDWLYNPNDHQMKRQALHCYYLRFFNPFTQSFITCRANLTVDIQNVIWREF, encoded by the coding sequence ATGACGAAGTTTAATTGGAATTATTCGGGGAATGGAATTAAACGGGTTCGGACATTATTGATGGAACATGGGGTTACTCGGACCCTCTTGAAAAAAATTAAATTTCATGGTGGTAAGATTATTGTTAATGGGGTCGAACAACGAGCTAATTACATGTTAAAAACTGGGGATATGGTTACATTAATTTTACCGCCGGAACCTAACAATGATAATGTTCCGGCTTCTTTTGCAGCTATTCAGATTGCTTATGAAGATGAACATTTTTTAGTTGTTAATAAGCCACCTGGTTTGGCCACTGTCCCTAATCATAATTATCATGGAGATACGTTAGTTAATCGGGTTAAGGGTTATTACTTAAATCAACAATATTCAAATTTAAAAATTCACGTAGTCACTAGATTAGATAGGGATACTAGTGGATTAGTAATATTTGCTAAACATCATTTGGCACATTCTGTTTTGGATAAACAATTAAAACAACATCAAATAATGAAGATGTATATTGCAATCGTTAATGGTTATTTTAATTTTGACCATGGTGAGATTGACTTACCGATTGAAAGACAAGCGGATTCGTTTGTTAAAAGATGCGTTGGCTCCAGTGGGAAACCATCCAAAACTGAGTTCTGGCAGCAAAAATTCAATAGTAATTATTCATTACTAAGGGTACGATTACACACTGGTAGAACTCATCAAATTAGAGTTCATTTTTCGGCAATTGGGCATCCTTTAATTGGAGATTGGCTTTATAATCCAAATGATCATCAAATGAAACGACAAGCGTTACACTGTTATTATTTACGTTTTTTCAACCCATTTACACAAAGTTTTATTACATGTCGTGCAAATCTTACCGTTGACATACAAAATGTAATTTGGCGAGAATTTTAA
- a CDS encoding tRNA (cytidine(34)-2'-O)-methyltransferase, which produces MTNHIVLFEPLMPANTGNIARTCAGTDTVLDLIEPLGFSVDDKHLKRAGLDYWNKVNINYHHNLPDFIKGIKPDSKLFLVSKFAEQDYTQPDYSEMIKGDFYFLFGKETTGLPEMFMRNNAEKAIRIPQDDSHIRALNLSNTCAIVIYEVLRQQQFNGLERTHTYEYDKLK; this is translated from the coding sequence TTGACTAACCATATTGTATTATTCGAACCACTAATGCCAGCGAATACTGGAAACATTGCTAGAACCTGTGCTGGTACGGATACAGTTTTAGACTTAATTGAACCCCTTGGTTTTTCTGTTGATGATAAGCACCTTAAACGGGCGGGACTAGATTATTGGAATAAGGTAAATATTAATTATCATCATAACTTGCCAGATTTTATTAAGGGAATTAAACCAGATTCAAAATTGTTTTTAGTTTCTAAGTTTGCTGAACAGGATTATACACAGCCTGATTATTCTGAAATGATTAAGGGTGATTTCTATTTTCTTTTTGGAAAAGAAACGACTGGATTACCTGAAATGTTCATGCGTAACAATGCAGAGAAGGCAATTCGAATTCCACAAGATGATAGTCATATTAGAGCGTTAAATCTGTCTAACACCTGTGCCATTGTTATTTATGAAGTTTTAAGGCAGCAACAGTTTAACGGCTTAGAGCGCACACACACTTATGAATACGATAAGTTAAAATAA